A single Betaproteobacteria bacterium DNA region contains:
- a CDS encoding alpha/beta fold hydrolase → MPSLCVADDLDMFYAIDDYTDPWKGAETILMLHGLAESHEAWFAWVPALARHFRIVRPDMRGFGKTTAMPVDYPWNLDTVVDDFVSLMDALATDRFHVIAAKIGGTVARRLAARFPGRVRTLTVAGTPPPYRDTVAARAEAWSKEIRVDGIESWARRTMLGRLGDKFPAEGVAWWAELMARTAPSSVLGSILPIPSTDIRGDLAKISCPTLVITTPGSGLGSVEETRSWQSKIPDSELLVCEGNSYHVAASHADECAAATLRFLRRHPGQGGIRSFAS, encoded by the coding sequence ATGCCTTCGCTATGTGTTGCCGACGATTTGGATATGTTCTATGCAATCGATGATTACACTGACCCGTGGAAAGGCGCCGAAACGATTCTGATGCTGCATGGGCTGGCCGAAAGCCATGAGGCATGGTTTGCGTGGGTGCCAGCCCTGGCCAGACATTTCAGGATCGTGAGACCCGACATGCGCGGCTTTGGTAAAACGACCGCTATGCCGGTGGACTATCCGTGGAACCTGGATACCGTTGTAGACGATTTCGTCTCCCTCATGGACGCGCTTGCTACGGATCGGTTTCATGTGATCGCCGCCAAGATAGGCGGTACCGTGGCACGCCGTCTTGCGGCTAGGTTTCCGGGCCGCGTCAGGACTCTCACGGTAGCGGGGACGCCGCCTCCCTATCGAGACACGGTCGCTGCGCGTGCCGAGGCTTGGTCAAAGGAGATTCGGGTCGATGGGATCGAGAGCTGGGCGCGCCGAACTATGCTGGGCCGACTGGGTGACAAGTTCCCTGCGGAAGGGGTGGCATGGTGGGCCGAACTGATGGCAAGGACCGCACCTTCCAGCGTCCTGGGATCCATTCTGCCAATTCCTTCGACAGACATTCGCGGGGACCTGGCGAAGATCTCGTGTCCAACCCTTGTAATAACCACACCAGGCAGCGGCCTTGGTTCCGTCGAAGAAACGCGCTCGTGGCAAAGCAAGATACCTGACTCCGAACTCCTAGTGTGTGAGGGCAACTCGTATCACGTTGCCGCTAGCCACGCCGACGAATGTGCGGCCGCGACTCTGAGGTTCCTAAGAAGGCACCCCGGCCAGGGCGGGATCCGGAGCTTCGCCTCGTGA
- a CDS encoding tripartite tricarboxylate transporter substrate binding protein, producing the protein MYDGFAQTPCSSASCEGARRDKVIRDELHRSRRYSRVTAGDQHPMQSNRIRTKSTYACKCEVAKRFRGRMLPWVVLLVVATAGAHAQTGTSDYPNRPIRLLVPFSAGGTADIVARSIAQAFGGILGQQIVVDNRPGSGGILGTELATLAPKDGYTAVIGNISTIAVSPALYPKLQYDPLRDFSPVALIASAPFVMVTSVSLGPKTVKEFIALARTRPGKLNYASTGIGSPGHLAAAVLASSANIEMQHVPYKALGTALTDLFSGEVHLLFLGIAPSQAQLKAGKVRAIAISSRSRSRLMPDVPTVAEAGIPKFDVTGWYGLFVPRGTPSGVITRLNATMAKAASIPELEKRFTGLGAELFAHSVSQFAGFVDAEIRKWGKVVRESGIQPE; encoded by the coding sequence GTGTATGACGGTTTTGCACAAACTCCCTGCTCATCAGCGTCGTGCGAAGGAGCGCGTCGAGACAAGGTTATTCGCGACGAACTTCACAGGAGCAGGCGATATTCTCGGGTGACCGCAGGAGATCAACATCCAATGCAATCGAATCGGATCCGAACCAAGTCGACTTACGCTTGCAAATGCGAGGTGGCAAAGCGATTTCGCGGCAGGATGCTGCCATGGGTTGTCCTGCTTGTCGTGGCAACTGCCGGTGCGCATGCTCAAACGGGCACAAGCGATTATCCGAACCGGCCGATCCGTTTGTTGGTTCCGTTTTCCGCCGGAGGCACCGCGGATATCGTGGCGAGGTCCATCGCGCAAGCTTTTGGTGGCATACTAGGTCAGCAGATCGTGGTAGACAACCGCCCGGGCAGCGGCGGAATACTGGGAACCGAGCTCGCGACCTTAGCTCCCAAGGACGGTTATACCGCCGTCATCGGCAATATCAGCACGATCGCGGTGAGCCCGGCGTTATACCCGAAGCTGCAGTACGACCCGCTGCGGGATTTCTCTCCGGTAGCCTTGATCGCATCGGCGCCTTTCGTCATGGTGACGTCGGTGTCCCTGGGGCCGAAGACCGTAAAAGAGTTCATCGCACTGGCCCGGACGAGACCAGGCAAGTTGAATTATGCGTCCACCGGTATCGGCAGTCCGGGACATCTGGCTGCAGCAGTCCTTGCGTCCTCCGCGAACATCGAAATGCAGCACGTGCCATACAAGGCCCTGGGTACGGCGCTGACCGACCTGTTCTCCGGAGAGGTCCACCTTTTGTTTCTCGGCATAGCACCGTCCCAGGCGCAGTTGAAGGCGGGAAAGGTTCGCGCCATCGCGATATCGAGCCGAAGCCGCTCGCGCTTGATGCCTGACGTTCCGACGGTTGCGGAAGCGGGCATACCCAAGTTCGACGTAACCGGGTGGTACGGATTGTTCGTGCCACGCGGCACGCCGAGCGGTGTCATTACCAGACTGAATGCAACCATGGCGAAAGCGGCCTCCATACCCGAACTGGAGAAGCGGTTCACCGGTCTGGGAGCCGAGCTCTTCGCACATAGCGTGAGCCAGTTCGCCGGCTTCGTTGACGCAGAAATCCGGAAGTGGGGCAAGGTCGTCAGGGAATCCGGAATACAGCCGGAGTGA
- a CDS encoding putative hydro-lyase, producing the protein MRPSEETAVAEENHPGSNPRPLSELTALKPRELREAIRRGEWTQRMHGLGLGYTMSNLAVLPSEYAYDFLLFCQRNPLPCPVMEVTDKGSPVPRRYAPSADLRTDLPRYRVFEHGRLVDEPTDIIRYWNSDFVAFLLGCNLTCAGAMERAGVPMTTSVLYVSNIPCRPAGRFSGPVIVSMRRVPRDRVTRAVQVTSRFPNTHGAPLHIGDPAAIGIDDMSKPWFGIAPTFEPNEVPVFWACGVTPQSAALEAKLPIMITHAPGHMFVTDALDEETAAL; encoded by the coding sequence ATGCGGCCATCTGAAGAAACCGCCGTTGCCGAAGAAAATCATCCCGGATCGAACCCCCGGCCACTTTCGGAGCTGACTGCGCTCAAGCCGCGCGAGTTGCGCGAGGCGATCCGGCGCGGCGAATGGACGCAGCGCATGCATGGTCTCGGGTTGGGTTACACCATGTCCAATCTGGCTGTTCTGCCATCCGAATACGCTTACGACTTCCTGCTGTTTTGCCAGCGTAACCCGCTGCCTTGCCCAGTGATGGAAGTTACCGACAAGGGCTCACCGGTTCCGCGTCGATACGCGCCCAGTGCCGACCTGAGAACCGACTTGCCGCGCTACCGGGTATTCGAGCACGGACGCCTTGTCGACGAGCCCACCGACATCATCCGGTACTGGAACTCGGATTTCGTCGCATTCCTGCTCGGTTGCAACCTGACCTGTGCTGGCGCAATGGAGCGCGCCGGCGTTCCGATGACAACCAGCGTGCTCTACGTCAGCAATATTCCATGCCGGCCGGCCGGCCGCTTTTCGGGTCCGGTCATCGTGAGCATGCGGCGTGTGCCGCGGGACAGGGTCACGCGTGCAGTCCAGGTGACTTCGCGTTTTCCGAACACCCATGGTGCGCCCCTGCACATTGGCGACCCTGCGGCGATCGGTATCGACGACATGTCCAAACCCTGGTTTGGCATCGCCCCCACATTCGAACCGAATGAGGTTCCGGTGTTCTGGGCGTGCGGCGTTACGCCGCAAAGCGCGGCGCTCGAGGCCAAGCTGCCTATCATGATCACGCACGCCCCGGGGCACATGTTCGTTACCGATGCCCTGGATGAAGAGACCGCGGCGCTGTAG